The Calditrichota bacterium genome has a window encoding:
- a CDS encoding RNA polymerase sigma factor: MASQREARIVTAVQTYGRRLMGFIRQRVRGDEAEDLMQDVWLQLARVGDLDQIEELGAWLYQVARSKIIDRSRKKRALTMSELDIIHEDEYTLEELLFVETKTPQDETLRRLLWEEFEIAVSELPSEQRSAFVQNEIEGLTFDEMSKKTGVNLKTLISRKRYAVQKLRARMEHVRRDFLGE, encoded by the coding sequence ATGGCCAGCCAGCGCGAAGCCCGCATAGTGACCGCCGTTCAAACGTACGGCCGCCGCTTGATGGGGTTTATCCGACAGCGCGTGCGCGGCGACGAAGCCGAAGACCTGATGCAGGACGTGTGGCTGCAGCTTGCGCGCGTGGGTGATTTGGATCAGATCGAAGAACTCGGCGCGTGGCTGTATCAAGTGGCGCGCTCGAAGATTATCGACCGGTCGCGGAAGAAACGCGCGCTGACGATGAGTGAGTTGGATATTATTCATGAAGACGAATACACACTTGAAGAGTTGTTGTTTGTCGAAACGAAAACGCCCCAAGATGAAACTCTGCGCAGGCTGCTGTGGGAAGAGTTTGAGATCGCGGTCAGCGAGTTGCCTTCGGAACAACGCAGCGCTTTTGTCCAGAATGAAATCGAAGGCCTGACGTTTGACGAAATGTCAAAGAAGACAGGCGTGAATTTGAAGACGCTGATTTCGCGCAAACGCTACGCGGTGCAGAAACTTCGAGCGCGGATGGAACACGTGCGCCGGGATTTTCTGGGCGAATAG
- a CDS encoding alpha/beta fold hydrolase, translated as MLKHTSIGNGPPIVLLPSMLGSIEAEWGPYMQTIADMGYTVIAVDWPGHAQSEMTKSFTFRVLVEELDALFKHLKTEPAVIFGYSMGGYAALHYALKNPSRVLAIWMHGTKFYWSGEEAENMAAELDIEWQQENKPERLEKLRAIHGENLDSLMPWLSKMVTNLPDTGLTPFELEDFKIPVLVSVGDRDELVPVTEAYDLYDNLPNAQLAVLADTNHPLQSARDHVFIPVLKDFLNRLD; from the coding sequence ATGCTTAAACACACTTCCATCGGCAACGGCCCGCCCATTGTGCTGCTGCCCTCGATGCTCGGCTCCATTGAGGCCGAATGGGGCCCGTACATGCAGACGATCGCCGACATGGGCTACACGGTCATCGCCGTCGATTGGCCCGGCCATGCGCAATCTGAAATGACCAAATCGTTCACGTTCCGCGTGCTTGTCGAAGAACTCGATGCGCTGTTTAAGCATCTCAAAACCGAGCCTGCCGTAATCTTCGGCTACTCGATGGGCGGCTATGCGGCGCTGCACTACGCGCTGAAAAATCCGTCGCGCGTTTTGGCGATCTGGATGCACGGCACAAAGTTCTATTGGTCGGGTGAAGAAGCCGAGAACATGGCTGCCGAACTCGATATCGAATGGCAGCAAGAAAACAAACCCGAGCGTCTCGAAAAACTCCGCGCGATTCACGGCGAGAATCTCGACTCCTTGATGCCGTGGCTCTCCAAAATGGTCACCAACCTTCCCGACACCGGCCTGACTCCCTTCGAACTCGAAGATTTCAAAATCCCCGTTTTGGTCAGCGTCGGCGACCGCGATGAGCTGGTCCCCGTCACCGAAGCGTACGATCTCTATGACAACCTGCCCAACGCGCAGCTTGCAGTCTTAGCCGACACGAATCACCCGTTGCAATCGGCCCGCGACCATGTCTTCATCCCCGTGCTCAAGGATTTCCTGAATCGCTTAGACTAA
- a CDS encoding right-handed parallel beta-helix repeat-containing protein → MAMNKLFISSLAALSFCAASYATILHVPTEYATIQAALNVVQDSDTVLVASGTYGEALVTPDVSFALLGESAVDSLRPVVDPSTLPDPTTTSCLVWNGPNCQIENFVFRNRSAMYPRPVTTDGGVILNAIAASFRNCTFDSTNAGLYVSGFMLLTMGSCQFVDCPGATVAGEWARIVAENCYFENYGMRPDSGSVFSHCTFDSLRKYAMIPLGDLLLESCIFQNGNSPNWPMIDAGYVNPTVRNCIFRNSIVAHSVFFISRNCSRDMLIENNLFENVTSTAEDYGRAGLLWSCSSSNGPSVVTIRGNTFVNCSAPGAGKCVQSPSNDLSTVYLDHNRFINIEGDGPTLAMHSGYVIARDNIFINTNFALSTDGFCDARYNYWGDPTGPYNAINNPHGLGDEVSDSVLVFPWYEDSLFSAVPPLELPRDFSFSVYPNPFNSTTRIALDAPGSFIASIELINILGQRVREIHHGPVLGHQEFLIDANSLPSGIYFVNIGDALKNSVFSTQKIVLLK, encoded by the coding sequence ATGGCTATGAATAAGCTCTTCATCTCCTCGCTGGCGGCACTGTCGTTTTGCGCTGCCTCATACGCAACTATCCTGCACGTTCCGACGGAATATGCGACGATCCAAGCTGCACTGAATGTCGTTCAGGATTCGGACACGGTGTTAGTAGCTTCGGGCACCTATGGGGAAGCGCTGGTTACTCCGGATGTCTCATTCGCTTTGTTGGGCGAGTCTGCCGTGGATTCACTTCGGCCGGTTGTTGATCCGTCGACCCTGCCTGATCCAACGACGACGAGCTGTCTGGTCTGGAACGGTCCCAATTGCCAAATCGAAAACTTTGTGTTCCGCAATCGATCCGCGATGTACCCGCGGCCCGTTACAACAGACGGCGGCGTGATACTGAATGCAATCGCGGCCTCGTTTCGGAATTGCACCTTCGATTCGACCAATGCCGGACTTTACGTGAGCGGATTCATGCTCTTGACTATGGGCAGTTGCCAATTCGTGGATTGCCCGGGTGCAACGGTGGCCGGCGAATGGGCTCGCATTGTGGCTGAGAACTGCTACTTTGAAAACTACGGCATGCGGCCCGACAGCGGTTCCGTGTTTTCACACTGCACCTTTGACAGCCTGCGCAAATATGCGATGATTCCGCTCGGCGATTTGCTGCTCGAATCCTGCATCTTCCAAAACGGCAACAGCCCCAATTGGCCGATGATTGATGCCGGCTACGTTAATCCGACTGTTCGCAACTGCATCTTTCGCAATTCCATCGTGGCACACTCGGTGTTCTTTATCAGTCGTAATTGCTCTCGCGACATGTTGATCGAGAACAATCTCTTTGAGAATGTCACCTCGACTGCTGAAGATTACGGAAGGGCGGGACTGCTGTGGAGCTGCAGCAGCTCGAACGGACCCAGCGTCGTCACGATTCGCGGCAATACTTTCGTCAACTGCTCGGCTCCCGGGGCGGGAAAGTGTGTTCAAAGTCCGAGCAACGATCTTTCGACCGTTTATCTCGATCACAACCGTTTCATCAATATCGAAGGCGATGGGCCCACGCTTGCGATGCACAGCGGTTACGTCATCGCGCGCGACAATATTTTCATTAATACAAATTTTGCTCTGTCCACAGACGGCTTTTGCGACGCCCGCTACAACTACTGGGGTGATCCGACGGGACCGTACAATGCCATCAACAATCCGCACGGATTGGGCGACGAAGTTTCAGATTCCGTGTTGGTTTTCCCGTGGTATGAAGACTCGCTGTTCAGCGCGGTTCCTCCCCTCGAGCTCCCGCGAGACTTTTCTTTCTCCGTCTATCCCAATCCTTTCAACAGCACGACTCGCATCGCGCTCGATGCTCCCGGTTCTTTCATCGCGTCCATCGAATTGATCAACATCCTCGGTCAACGAGTCCGCGAGATTCATCACGGCCCCGTGCTCGGACATCAGGAATTTCTAATCGATGCAAACTCCCTCCCGAGTGGCATCTACTTCGTCAATATTGGCGATGCTCTGAAAAATTCCGTCTTTTCCACCCAAAAAATCGTGCTTCTGAAGTAG
- a CDS encoding ferredoxin family protein: MTFVITDKCLGERYASCMQVCPVYCIYPAEYQGEVFAVIDPELCIDCGACVPECPVEAIIDDPDLSPQWAKINEDLAPQFKDSPMPDVRPATDPPRKGNVYNDPRKK, translated from the coding sequence GTGACTTTCGTTATTACCGACAAATGTCTCGGCGAACGCTACGCCTCCTGTATGCAGGTCTGCCCGGTCTATTGTATCTACCCGGCAGAATACCAAGGCGAAGTCTTTGCCGTGATTGACCCCGAACTTTGCATCGACTGCGGCGCGTGCGTCCCCGAGTGCCCCGTTGAAGCCATCATCGACGATCCTGATCTGTCGCCGCAATGGGCCAAGATCAACGAAGACCTTGCGCCGCAATTCAAAGACAGCCCCATGCCCGATGTGCGTCCTGCGACTGATCCCCCGCGCAAAGGCAACGTCTATAACGACCCAAGAAAAAAGTAG
- a CDS encoding aldo/keto reductase has translation METRRLGKSGLHVSELALGTMTMGWRNDEPESHQILDVAFDHGITLIDTADIYSRWVEGNPGGVSEEFVGSWLQTKSRYDVVLATKVRGRMWDGPSGEGLSRMHIIKACEDSLRRLKVDHIDLYQCHYPDEDTPIEETVEAMGELVKQGKVRYLGLSNFPAWLHAKANAYAANHGLPEFVSTQPKYNLICRRDVEKELAPYCLEDEVGVIPYSPLEGGLLTGKYRPNEEGPADSRHTINGRAQEKLTPQVIRTLETLAHIATQRGETMTQTSLVWMLSKDFITSPIIGATSIEQLLDSLGAADKRLSLEELESLDEVSAGL, from the coding sequence ATGGAAACCAGAAGATTAGGCAAATCCGGACTCCACGTCTCCGAACTCGCGCTCGGCACCATGACCATGGGCTGGCGCAATGACGAACCGGAATCACATCAAATTCTCGACGTCGCGTTCGATCACGGCATCACCCTGATTGACACGGCGGATATTTACTCGCGTTGGGTCGAAGGAAATCCCGGCGGCGTCTCCGAAGAGTTCGTCGGTAGTTGGCTTCAAACCAAATCACGTTATGACGTCGTGCTCGCCACCAAAGTTCGCGGCCGTATGTGGGACGGTCCCTCCGGCGAAGGTCTCTCGCGCATGCACATCATCAAAGCGTGCGAAGACTCGCTGCGTCGTCTGAAAGTCGATCACATCGATCTCTACCAGTGTCACTATCCCGATGAAGACACCCCCATCGAAGAGACCGTCGAAGCGATGGGCGAATTGGTCAAGCAGGGCAAAGTCCGCTATCTCGGGCTGTCGAATTTCCCCGCGTGGCTGCATGCGAAAGCCAATGCATATGCGGCTAATCATGGTCTGCCCGAGTTTGTTTCGACGCAGCCCAAATACAATTTGATCTGCCGCCGCGATGTTGAAAAAGAACTCGCGCCCTATTGTCTCGAAGACGAAGTCGGAGTGATTCCCTATTCGCCATTAGAAGGCGGGCTCTTGACTGGCAAGTATAGACCCAATGAAGAAGGTCCGGCGGACAGTCGTCACACGATCAACGGCCGCGCGCAGGAAAAACTCACGCCGCAGGTGATTCGCACGCTCGAGACGCTCGCGCACATCGCCACCCAGCGCGGCGAGACGATGACGCAAACATCTTTGGTCTGGATGCTCTCGAAAGATTTCATCACCAGCCCGATTATCGGCGCAACTTCGATTGAGCAACTACTCGATTCGCTCGGCGCCGCTGACAAGCGCCTGTCGTTAGAAGAATTAGAATCCCTCGACGAAGTCAGCGCGGGACTGTAG